A genome region from Trichoderma asperellum chromosome 7, complete sequence includes the following:
- a CDS encoding uncharacterized protein (EggNog:ENOG41~TransMembrane:1 (o174-205i)) yields the protein MAVLEAYPELADSRSIRVIKLYGATNLSDDIRFDLIAVSLDASLPYEAISYTWSGQALDRPVYANGKEYLVTRNAEDVMRRLRPKRPELSRNLWIDAICINQKDDREKAVEVQLMFEIYANATCVNIWLGQGTESTALALKWLRWYSWSFSGIWKPQAKFAGAITSVDSIFIKLFLGIAAVSMSCVCACIMMLVGAIVIFPFGLLPTFKSHKKLFQAGLADLASMEYWERAWTVQEANANELCFVLCGSSAPFRLDLFYMSHNMIPPMYIFSSLNNSKPNQRYGLHILDIYHTHTRAEFGKHIFNVLCKTKATIAKDKLFAMRAMFPKSLGALTIDYSVSDSDVYTEAARIVLEETQNVEFFRYACQSDREDSFPTWVPPWTALVDIPEWIYKFTPAAISQKAIIAEGDDTKVLKLKGLLVDSAMSAISKRFPTIAPLQAPWSRTLDLNLAREALVIFREWVDSTGVANNQDPSMHQLAWLISEMTKLNAGDVLAWFQLIWTEDNFGMEKLWDYGLHGGNICDSRNITEKFLQLVSGRSLFKTESGRIGMSTLVICPEDEVALLTGEKLPYIIRKSLGRPDKYTLVAPCWLSGALMGEVWPDWNGRLEDLEDVELV from the exons ATGGCTGTGTTGGAGGCTTATCCCGAGCTCGCCGACTCGCGCAGCATTCGGGTCATCAAACTTTATGGCGCCACTAACCTCAGCGACGATATTCGGTTCGATCTCATCGCCGTGTCTCTCGATGCGTCTTTGCCCTATGAGGCTATCTCATATACATGGTCTGGGCAAGCACTCGACCGACCTGTCTATGCCAATGGCAAAGAGTATCTCGTCACTAGAAATGCGGAGGATGTCATGAGGAGACTACGCCCAAAAAGGCCAGAACTTTCCCGCAATCTGTGGATTGATGCCATCTGTATTAACCAAAAAGATGACAGAGAAAAGGCGGTAGAAGTGCAATTAATGTTTGAAATCTATGCCAATGCAACGTGCGTCAATATTTGGCTTGGCCAAGGAACTGAATCAACTGCTCTCGCCCTCAAGTGGCTGAGATGGTACAGTTGGTCGTTTTCCGGAATTTGGAAACCCCAGGCGAAGTTTGCGGGAGCTATTACGTCTGTGGATTCAATCTTTATAAAGCTCTTTTTGGGGATAGCAGCAGTAAGCATGTCATGTGTCTGCGCATGCATCATGATGCTTGTTGGAGCCATAGTCATATTTCCTTTTGGGCTGTTACCCACGTTCAAAA GTCATAAAAAGTTGTTTCAAGCTGGTTTGGCAGACTTGGCATCCATGGAGTATTGGGAGAGAGCATGGACGGTTCAAGAAGCAAACGCGAACGAATTGTGCTTTGTTCTATGCGGATCATCTGCACCGTTTCGACTTGATCTATTTTACATGAGCCATAATATGATCCCACCTATGTATATCTTCAGCTCTCTTAACAACAGCAAACCAAACCAGCGCTATGGCCTACACATACTTGACATATACCACACTCACACGCGGGCAGAATTTGGCAAACACATCTTCAATGTTCTTTGTAAGACGAAAGCAACGATAGCCAAAGACAAATTGTTTGCCATGAGAGCCATGTTTCCTAAAAGCCTAGGTGCATTGACCATCGACTACTCAGTCTCTGACAGCGATGTCTATACAGAAGCCGCCCGTATTGTTCTGGAGGAGACTCAGAACGTTGAATTCTTCAGGTATGCTTGTCAATCTGATCGAGAGGACAGTTTTCCTACCTGGGTGCCGCCATGGACAGCACTTGTCGATATACCGGAATGGATCTATAAGTTTACGCCAGCGGCAATTTCTCAGAAGGCTATTATAGCAGAGGGAGATGATACGAAAGTGCTCAAGTTAAAAGGACTGCTAGTTGATAGCGCTATGTCAGCTATCAGTAAACGGTTCCCCACTATAGCACCACTACAAGCCCCGTGGTCGCGCACACTAGATCTCAATCTCGCGAGAGAGGCCCTTGTGATATTTAGGGAATGGGTAGATTCAACTGGAGTAGCAAACAACCAGGATCCTAGCATGCATCAGCTAGCGTGGCTGATATCTGAAATGACCAAACTGAATGCAGGAGATGTTCTTGCTTGGTTTCAATTAATATGGACAGAAGACAATTTTGGTATGGAGAAACTTTGGGATTACGGGTTGCATGGGGGAAATATCTGCGATTCTCGGAATATTACCGAGAAGTTTTTGCAGCTGGTCAGTGGCAGGTCGCTTTTCAAGACGGAGAGTGGAAGGATCGGAATGTCAACTTTGGTCATATGTCCAGAAGACGAGGTTGCACTGCTTACGGGGGAGAAACTGCCATACATCATTCGCAAAAGTCTTGGCCGCCCAGACAAGTACACGTTAGTAGCTCCATGTTGGCTAAGCGGTGCTCTCATGGGTGAAGTATGGCCGGATTGGAATGGGCGTCTGGAAGACTTAGAAGATGTTGAGTTGGTTTGA
- a CDS encoding uncharacterized protein (EggNog:ENOG41) — protein MGSNHLAASSGLMLCRVDSGRPLASYTPQRASSTTAVSRTLTTTEIAPRSTKPSTPFDQLREEQKLQFPMIMGEPQGNDSDNWRKQIQSLDKAIGDPFCMMSSPYESLIDCYLMLQVLEQELDGCASAMIARLYYDAFHIIIAHGDQARASMFAERAYKARVICEGEDSPETLRVKSLAVKPAYHN, from the exons ATGGGAAGTAACCATTTAGCGGCATCTTCAGGACTAATGCTCTGCCGTGTGGATTCGGGTCGCCCATTGGCGTCGTATACCCCACAGCGTGCTTCATCAACCACAGCTGTATCCCGAACTCTCACAACAACTGAAATAGCGCCAAGAAGCACAAAACCATCTACGCCATTCGATCAATTGAGAGAGGAGCAGAAATTACAATTTCCTATGATCATGGGGGAGCCTCAAGGGAACGACAG CGACAACTGGCGTAAACAGATCCAGAGTCTCGATAAAGCCATTGGCGATCCATTTTGCATGATGAGCAGCCCATATGAGAGCCTGATCGATTGCTATTTAATGCTTCAAGTTCTGGAGCAGGAGCTTGATGGCTGTGCTAGTGCGATGATTGCTAGGCTCTACTACGACGCTTTCCACATTATCATCGCGCATGGGGATCAAGCGCGGGCCAGTATGTTTGCAGAGAGAGCTTATAAGGCCAGGGTTATCTGTGAGGGTGAGGATAGTCCAGAGACACTGAGGGTGAAGTCTCTCGCAGTAAAGCCAGCATATCATAACTAA
- a CDS encoding uncharacterized protein (EggNog:ENOG41) — translation MGSNHLAASSGLMLCRVDSGRPLASYTPQRASSTTAVSRTLTTTEIAPRSTKPSTPFDQLREEQKLQFPMIMGEPQGNDSDNWRKQIQSLDKAIGDPFCMMSSPYESLIDCYLMLQVLEQELDGCASAMIARLYYDAFHIIIAHGDQARASMFAERAYKARVICEASSDYANILSCRSEGRVYSVGWKDTRLHT, via the exons ATGGGAAGTAACCATTTAGCGGCATCTTCAGGACTAATGCTCTGCCGTGTGGATTCGGGTCGCCCATTGGCGTCGTATACCCCACAGCGTGCTTCATCAACCACAGCTGTATCCCGAACTCTCACAACAACTGAAATAGCGCCAAGAAGCACAAAACCATCTACGCCATTCGATCAATTGAGAGAGGAGCAGAAATTACAATTTCCTATGATCATGGGGGAGCCTCAAGGGAACGACAG CGACAACTGGCGTAAACAGATCCAGAGTCTCGATAAAGCCATTGGCGATCCATTTTGCATGATGAGCAGCCCATATGAGAGCCTGATCGATTGCTATTTAATGCTTCAAGTTCTGGAGCAGGAGCTTGATGGCTGTGCTAGTGCGATGATTGCTAGGCTCTACTACGACGCTTTCCACATTATCATCGCGCATGGGGATCAAGCGCGGGCCAGTATGTTTGCAGAGAGAGCTTATAAGGCCAGGGTTATCTGTGAGG CTAGTTCTGATTATGCGAATATCCTATCTTGTCGATCTGAAGGTCGAGTTTACTCAGTTGGTTGGAAGGACACTCGGCTACACACATAA
- a CDS encoding uncharacterized protein (EggNog:ENOG41), whose translation MNKHTQLCTLEFLNTDVLIAILSACNSFSDLASSIRTSPTLLYAFRSAKPAVLRHVASNILGPATRDAALLAQTSRFEALTHDDLANKVDAAAQDYEARLRVASAPWLTTIDADTAVALTHVTRLTQFFIDLFCYFRFRYFAQKLDLNQANLPPSQLPLSRIEHNQIAQALLRRQLLVYFKGGRYSRPRDKPRFIRTVFSLLHS comes from the coding sequence ATGAATAAACACACTCAGTTGTGTACGCTAGAGTTTCTCAATACCGACGTTCTGATTGCAATTCTATCCGCATGCAACTCTTTCAGCGATCTTGCCTCTAGTATTCGTACATCGCCGACCTTGCTTTATGCTTTTCGCTCCGCCAAGCCCGCCGTGCTCCGACACGTTGCTAGCAACATCCTCGGGCCTGCAACTCGGGACGCTGCTTTACTCGCACAAACCTCACGATTCGAGGCCCTAACCCACGATGACCTCGCCAACAAAGTCGACGCAGCAGCCCAAGACTATGAAGCCCGCTTGCGTGTCGCTAGCGCACCATGGTTGACGACGATAGATGCCGACACTGCAGTTGCCCTGACCCATGTCACTCGGCTCACACAATTCTTTATCGACCTCTTCTGCTACTTTCGCTTTCGATATTTTGCGCAGAAGCTGGATCTAAATCAGGCAaatcttcctccttctcagCTTCCTCTAAGTCGGATTGAACATAACCAGATTGCACAAGCTCTCCTGCGCCGTCAACTGCTCGTGTATTTCAAGGGTGGAAGGTACTCTCGACCCCGAGATAAGCCCCGATTCATCAGAACAGTCTTCTCGCTCCTTCACTCATGA
- a CDS encoding uncharacterized protein (EggNog:ENOG41): MMAESKAPANANSITVNGRVVEPQEHYARDAEGTDHIVLTLYDNITPDQYSELEELNVHFQEDLGNFTYLCRYETPNLAPLCHPEWVRQVVVYRNKFKIPEELSNFVRAIKNSSMSDNDDEILINIMPHHECSDFAGLLELAANVGATIGANPNDVKVLTGKVQVEVKAAFVEEIARDKHVWVIKQVMVPYLADDQANKIALGSVQSMDIQSFHGDSQTIAVIDTGFDLGTPSDCHLAFQGYI; the protein is encoded by the coding sequence ATGATGGCAGAGTCCAAAGCGCCCGCAAACGCTAATTCAATCACAGTCAATGGACGCGTGGTTGAGCCACAGGAGCACTACGCTAGAGACGCTGAAGGAACAGACCATATCGTCCTCACCCTTTATGACAACATTACTCCCGACCAGTATTCGGAGCTCGAGGAGCTGAATGTGCACTTCCAAGAAGATCTGGGCAATTTTACGTATCTATGCCGATATGAAACTCCAAATCTGGCGCCACTCTGCCACCCCGAATGGGTGCGACAAGTCGTCGTCTACCGCAACAAGTTCAAGATTCCAGAAGAGCTTTCAAACTTCGTCCGCGCAATCAAAAACTCATCAATGAGCGATAATGATGACGAAATATTGATCAATATTATGCCGCATCATGAATGTTCCGATTTCGCTGGTCTCCTAGAACTTGCTGCCAATGTAGGTGCTACAATTGGGGCAAATCCGAATGATGTTAAAGTCTTGACTGGCAAGGTACAGGTCGAGGTCAAGGCTGCGTTTGTCGAAGAGATTGCAAGAGACAAGCATGTTTGGGTTATTAAACAAGTTATGGTTCCTTATTTGGCCGACGATCAGGCAAATAAAATAGCCCTCGGTTCGGTACAATCCATGGATATACAGAGTTTCCATGGCGATAGCCAAACCATTGCTGTCATTGACACAGGGTTTGACCTTGGTACGCCCAGCGACTGCCACCTTGCTTTCCAgggttatatttaa